The Clostridium chauvoei genome has a window encoding:
- the recO gene encoding DNA repair protein RecO — MVFLSLYKTNAVIIKTKEFKENDKLVWLYTEELGKITTIAKGSRKSKSKFLSLTLPLCYGEYVVFKGKSLYNLQEGKIINSFQGLLNNLDKLTYSSYLCELIDICVQEGDIDKSLFKEFLTCMYLLDTDALDYELLIRSFELKLLKATGYGLNLEECSICRKKIGITNYISLSNYGGVCENCNREHGLYISKPAYNALKFLSNTPMDKIYRLNVNSEIKKDLSKVTTFIISSNYSKKPKSLEMLNYIKE, encoded by the coding sequence ATGGTTTTTCTGTCACTATATAAGACAAATGCAGTAATTATAAAAACTAAAGAGTTTAAAGAAAACGATAAATTAGTATGGTTATATACTGAAGAATTAGGAAAGATAACAACCATAGCAAAAGGATCAAGAAAAAGTAAGAGTAAGTTTTTATCTCTTACTCTTCCTTTATGCTATGGAGAATATGTAGTTTTTAAAGGCAAAAGTCTTTATAACTTGCAAGAGGGAAAAATAATAAATTCTTTCCAAGGATTATTAAATAATTTAGACAAATTAACATACTCATCTTATTTATGTGAGCTTATAGATATTTGTGTTCAAGAAGGAGACATTGATAAAAGTCTATTTAAAGAATTTTTGACATGTATGTATTTATTAGATACAGATGCATTAGATTACGAGCTTTTAATAAGATCTTTTGAATTAAAACTTTTAAAAGCTACTGGATATGGGTTAAATTTAGAAGAATGCTCTATATGCCGAAAAAAAATAGGCATAACAAATTATATATCTCTTTCAAATTATGGCGGAGTATGCGAAAATTGTAATAGGGAACACGGTCTTTATATATCAAAACCTGCATACAATGCATTGAAATTTTTAAGTAATACTCCAATGGATAAGATATATAGGCTTAATGTTAATTCAGAAATAAAGAAAGATTTAAGTAAAGTTACAACCTTTATTATTTCATCAAACTATTCTAAGAAACCTAAAAGTTTAGAAATGTTAAATTATATAAAGGAGTGA
- the era gene encoding GTPase Era, producing the protein MFKSGFVTIVGRPNVGKSTLLNQIMGEKLSIVSNKPQTTRNNIQTILTEDNYQMVFVDTPGIHKPKHKLGEYMVSSAKDSIKEVDLVLFLINPEEEIGRGDKFILETLKNQKAPVFLVLNKIDEFTQDRVAKTLEMYSKEFDFKEIIPISAIKGKNVDKLVELMVGIMPNGPKYYPDDMITDVQERFVIAEIVREKALRCLRDEIPHGIAVDIIQMKQKENGTYHIEVDMICEKDSHKGIIIGKNGQSLKRIGETARYEIERFLHAKVNLKVWVKVRKEWRDNQNLLKELGYKKMK; encoded by the coding sequence ATGTTTAAATCAGGATTTGTCACAATTGTTGGGAGACCAAATGTAGGAAAGTCAACTCTTTTAAATCAAATAATGGGGGAGAAACTTTCAATAGTATCAAATAAACCACAAACTACAAGAAATAATATACAAACAATACTTACAGAGGATAACTATCAAATGGTGTTTGTTGATACACCAGGAATACATAAACCTAAACATAAGTTAGGTGAGTATATGGTAAGCTCTGCTAAGGATTCAATAAAAGAAGTAGATCTTGTTTTATTCTTAATAAATCCAGAAGAAGAAATTGGAAGAGGAGATAAATTCATATTAGAAACATTAAAGAACCAAAAAGCACCAGTATTTTTAGTTCTTAATAAAATTGATGAGTTTACTCAAGATAGAGTTGCTAAGACATTAGAGATGTACTCAAAAGAATTCGATTTTAAAGAAATCATTCCAATTTCAGCTATAAAGGGTAAAAATGTAGATAAATTAGTAGAATTAATGGTTGGAATTATGCCAAATGGACCAAAATATTATCCAGATGATATGATTACAGATGTTCAAGAAAGATTTGTAATAGCAGAAATTGTAAGAGAGAAAGCTTTAAGATGTTTAAGAGATGAAATACCTCATGGAATTGCTGTGGATATAATACAAATGAAACAAAAAGAAAATGGAACATATCATATAGAAGTAGATATGATATGCGAAAAGGATTCTCATAAGGGTATTATAATAGGTAAAAATGGTCAATCACTTAAAAGAATAGGTGAAACGGCAAGATACGAAATCGAAAGATTCCTACATGCTAAAGTTAACCTAAAAGTTTGGGTTAAAGTTAGAAAAGAGTGGAGAGATAACCAAAACCTATTAAAGGAACTTGGTTACAAAAAAATGAAGTAG
- a CDS encoding cytidine deaminase: protein MNYNELIQKAIEARELAYCPYSNFKVGAAALFEDGTIYTGCNIENASFGGTNCAERTAIFKGVSEGNRKLKALALIGDTNSYTYPCGICRQVISEFIESEDTPIIIIKNKEDYIVKSFKEIMPGAFTQKDLEN, encoded by the coding sequence ATGAATTACAATGAACTTATACAAAAAGCAATAGAGGCACGTGAACTAGCATATTGCCCATATTCAAACTTTAAAGTTGGGGCAGCTGCATTATTTGAAGATGGAACTATATATACTGGATGTAATATAGAGAATGCATCTTTTGGTGGAACAAACTGTGCTGAAAGAACAGCTATATTTAAAGGTGTATCTGAAGGAAACAGAAAATTAAAAGCATTAGCATTAATAGGAGATACAAACTCTTATACTTATCCATGTGGAATTTGCAGACAAGTAATTTCAGAGTTTATAGAAAGTGAAGACACGCCAATAATAATTATAAAAAATAAAGAAGATTATATTGTTAAATCTTTCAAAGAAATAATGCCAGGAGCATTTACACAGAAGGATTTAGAAAACTAG
- a CDS encoding diacylglycerol kinase, whose amino-acid sequence MKLKKVVESFNYAINGIIDTVRTQRNMKIHLIAALCVLLACFFFDISKVEFLLLAITITLVIAAELINTAIEATIDMSTNYYHPLAKVAKNAAAGGVLVTAINALIVGYIVFGDKISDLSYGVVHKVKNSEPYTIFIALVFVTIATLIVKAIFGEGTPLKGGMPSGHSALAFSIATAIALITEEPICILLSYLMAFITAQSRVDSEVHSILEVIVGSIFGTLLTLLIFTIFRL is encoded by the coding sequence ATGAAACTAAAAAAAGTAGTAGAGAGTTTTAATTATGCAATAAACGGTATTATAGATACAGTAAGAACCCAAAGAAATATGAAGATACACTTAATTGCAGCGTTATGTGTATTATTAGCCTGCTTCTTTTTTGATATTTCAAAGGTAGAGTTTTTATTACTTGCTATTACAATAACTTTAGTAATTGCAGCAGAGCTTATTAATACTGCTATAGAAGCTACTATAGATATGTCAACCAATTATTATCATCCTCTTGCAAAGGTTGCAAAGAATGCAGCAGCAGGAGGGGTTTTAGTAACAGCTATTAATGCACTTATAGTCGGATATATAGTTTTTGGAGATAAAATATCAGATCTTTCTTATGGAGTAGTACATAAGGTTAAAAATTCAGAACCATATACTATTTTTATAGCCTTAGTATTTGTAACTATTGCTACCCTTATTGTAAAAGCTATTTTTGGAGAGGGAACTCCATTAAAAGGAGGAATGCCTAGTGGACATAGTGCGTTAGCCTTTTCTATAGCTACTGCAATAGCCTTGATAACAGAAGAACCTATATGTATACTTTTAAGTTATTTAATGGCTTTTATAACAGCACAAAGTAGGGTAGATTCAGAAGTTCATTCAATATTAGAAGTTATAGTTGGTAGCATTTTTGGAACTTTACTAACTTTATTAATATTTACTATCTTTAGATTATAA
- the ybeY gene encoding rRNA maturation RNase YbeY: MLYTDNRQNKLEVNQEFIDKISRVCDLALNEEGVNVPYQISLLFVDNDEIRGINNETRNIDRETDVLSFPMLDYENGKVFKDMYIKNTFDETYMDGDELVLGDIVLSLERALEQSKEFNHSYERETCYLVIHSILHLLGYDHMEENEKVIMRKREEEILNKLNIKRE; this comes from the coding sequence ATGTTATATACAGATAATAGACAAAATAAACTAGAAGTAAATCAGGAATTTATAGATAAAATTTCAAGAGTGTGTGATTTAGCGTTGAATGAAGAAGGGGTTAATGTACCATATCAAATTTCATTATTATTTGTGGATAATGATGAGATAAGAGGGATTAATAATGAAACTAGAAATATAGATAGAGAAACTGATGTACTATCATTCCCTATGTTAGATTATGAAAATGGAAAAGTATTTAAGGATATGTATATAAAAAATACTTTTGATGAAACATATATGGATGGAGATGAACTTGTTTTAGGAGATATAGTATTATCATTAGAGAGAGCATTAGAGCAAAGTAAAGAGTTTAATCATTCATATGAAAGAGAAACTTGTTATTTAGTTATTCATTCAATACTACATTTATTAGGGTATGACCATATGGAAGAAAATGAAAAGGTCATAATGAGAAAAAGGGAAGAAGAAATATTAAATAAATTAAATATAAAAAGAGAATAA
- a CDS encoding HD family phosphohydrolase, producing the protein MFFNRNKDKSKRILLGVMVFVLTYGLLVTSIAPRKYNLEEGDIATVDIKAPRDTVDEVSTKEREKEIIEKIGKQYTLNGDVKIKAEENIKKLFDKISNINSTDMDEKEKILSIKKVEEFNLNDSEYKTLISVSKEQLTLAHWFVLDTLNLAYGEPIEENNLEHIQKAKSIVDNEFRKQSFDRNLEDVLKDIIYSQIKPNFFFDKEKTDEKIREAQKNVPKEIIKKNQTIVKEGEPITARQIELLKELGLLDRGGGKNYLYTYIVLAIFVIVVLLLEYSYISKERKDLFEDTKMMTMISMINLIILVLSRGLSIISPFLIPLAFAPILLTVLLDYKVSLVINFLNILLISVVVGFRPAVIILAITSVIIGSTTLKKIQQRNDVLYSTLYMSVISAIITLAAGMLISNNISGIVVDTGFSVLGALLSGVLALGFLPFFESSFDVVTNIKLLELSNPNQPLMKKLLMEAPGTYHHSMMVANLAEVAAEEVGGNPVVARIGAYYHDIGKTKRPYFFGENQMGKENPHNKITPNLSTLIIVSHTKDGVELAKEHNIPKVIQDIIEQHHGTTLVKYFYYTLKNSSENPDDVKEEDFRYPGPIPSSKEAAIIMLADGVEAAVRSITEPTKGKIEEMVNNIIKDKLYSDQLSNCDLTLKDIEIIRKCFLKVLNGIYHRRIEYPTEKKMKK; encoded by the coding sequence ATGTTTTTTAATAGGAATAAAGATAAATCAAAAAGAATTCTACTTGGTGTTATGGTTTTTGTTTTAACTTATGGATTGTTAGTAACTTCTATAGCTCCAAGGAAGTATAATTTAGAAGAAGGAGATATTGCAACTGTAGACATAAAAGCTCCAAGAGATACTGTAGATGAGGTATCTACAAAAGAAAGAGAAAAAGAGATAATAGAAAAGATAGGGAAACAGTACACCTTAAATGGTGATGTAAAAATTAAAGCAGAGGAAAATATAAAGAAACTCTTTGATAAAATAAGTAATATAAACAGTACAGACATGGATGAAAAAGAAAAAATATTATCTATTAAAAAGGTTGAAGAGTTTAATTTAAATGATAGTGAATATAAAACTCTTATATCAGTATCTAAAGAACAACTTACATTAGCACATTGGTTTGTTTTAGATACATTGAATTTAGCTTATGGAGAGCCTATTGAAGAAAATAATCTAGAGCATATTCAAAAAGCTAAAAGCATAGTAGATAATGAATTCCGTAAGCAGAGCTTTGATAGGAATTTAGAAGATGTTTTAAAGGACATTATTTATTCTCAAATAAAACCTAATTTCTTTTTTGATAAAGAAAAAACAGATGAGAAAATAAGAGAAGCTCAAAAGAATGTTCCGAAAGAGATAATAAAGAAAAATCAAACTATCGTTAAAGAGGGAGAGCCTATAACGGCAAGACAAATTGAACTTCTAAAAGAGCTAGGCCTATTAGATAGAGGAGGAGGAAAAAATTATTTATATACTTATATAGTATTAGCTATTTTTGTTATAGTTGTATTACTACTTGAATATTCATATATATCTAAAGAGAGAAAAGATCTATTTGAAGATACTAAAATGATGACTATGATAAGTATGATAAATTTAATTATATTAGTTTTATCAAGGGGATTATCTATTATTTCACCATTTTTAATACCATTAGCCTTTGCACCTATATTATTAACTGTACTTTTAGATTATAAGGTTTCTTTAGTTATAAATTTCTTGAATATACTATTAATTTCTGTTGTAGTAGGTTTTAGACCAGCTGTAATTATATTAGCAATAACAAGTGTAATTATAGGATCAACAACACTTAAAAAGATTCAACAAAGAAATGATGTTTTATATTCAACTCTTTATATGTCTGTGATTTCAGCTATAATTACTTTAGCAGCAGGAATGCTTATTTCTAATAACATATCAGGTATTGTTGTGGATACTGGATTTTCTGTATTAGGAGCATTATTATCAGGAGTTTTAGCTTTAGGGTTTTTACCATTTTTTGAATCAAGTTTTGATGTAGTTACAAATATAAAGTTACTAGAGTTATCTAATCCAAATCAGCCATTAATGAAAAAATTATTAATGGAAGCACCAGGGACGTATCATCATAGTATGATGGTTGCAAATTTAGCCGAAGTTGCAGCAGAAGAGGTAGGTGGAAATCCTGTAGTAGCAAGAATTGGAGCTTACTATCATGATATAGGTAAAACGAAAAGACCTTACTTTTTTGGAGAAAACCAAATGGGAAAAGAAAATCCACATAATAAAATAACTCCAAATTTAAGTACCTTAATTATAGTTTCCCATACTAAAGATGGTGTAGAACTTGCAAAAGAGCACAATATACCAAAGGTTATACAAGATATAATAGAACAGCATCATGGAACTACATTAGTTAAATATTTTTATTATACATTAAAGAATTCATCTGAAAATCCAGATGATGTAAAGGAAGAAGATTTTAGATATCCAGGACCTATACCATCTAGTAAGGAAGCAGCTATAATTATGCTTGCTGATGGGGTAGAGGCTGCTGTTAGATCTATTACAGAGCCTACAAAAGGTAAAATAGAAGAAATGGTTAATAATATAATAAAAGATAAATTATATTCAGATCAGCTGTCTAATTGTGATTTAACTTTAAAGGACATAGAGATAATAAGAAAATGTTTCTTAAAAGTTCTTAATGGCATTTATCATAGGAGAATAGAATATCCAACAGAGAAAAAGATGAAAAAATAA
- the yqfD gene encoding sporulation protein YqfD — protein MGFDFLNRGKIAVEVSILNPERLLNILWAKNVNVLNVKRVDIATIIIEIEYDDYELLKDSVHRLRGKMKIVGSGGFLFFVGRLKKKSSLVIGGILFIIILFYLSTFVWKVEINTKKNVSPYELRQQLYNIGIKPGIKKKDINAKEIEKKIEDVNSDVLWLRARVEGSTLKIYVEEKVNPPKAQEKELGNLVAKMDGEIKRIYAFSGRAAVPVGTMIKAGEVVIEGINGKEEEPYEEAPEGVVMANTFYEKEMKVQIDGTKLERTGERDSDVYLNIFGKKIYLKKAIKDFGHYDKIEQSGKVFNKVIYFEREETPVKLTKEEAVDNSIKALGESLLKDLTREAVIVDKIINTEEDGQGNIIVKVIFVVEQNIVDNTPVDY, from the coding sequence ATGGGATTTGACTTTTTAAATAGAGGTAAAATTGCTGTAGAAGTCAGTATTTTGAACCCTGAAAGACTTTTAAACATATTATGGGCTAAAAATGTAAATGTATTAAATGTAAAGAGGGTAGATATAGCAACTATAATAATTGAAATAGAATACGATGATTATGAACTTTTAAAAGATTCAGTTCACAGATTAAGAGGTAAAATGAAAATAGTTGGAAGTGGTGGATTCTTATTTTTTGTTGGTAGACTTAAAAAGAAATCTTCGCTTGTAATTGGAGGAATATTATTTATAATTATTTTATTTTACTTATCAACTTTTGTATGGAAGGTTGAAATAAATACTAAGAAAAATGTTTCGCCTTACGAATTAAGGCAACAATTATATAATATAGGAATAAAGCCAGGAATAAAGAAAAAAGATATTAATGCTAAAGAAATAGAAAAGAAAATAGAAGATGTGAATTCAGATGTATTGTGGCTTAGGGCTAGAGTAGAAGGATCTACACTCAAAATCTATGTGGAAGAGAAAGTTAACCCACCAAAGGCTCAGGAAAAAGAATTAGGGAATCTTGTGGCTAAAATGGATGGAGAGATTAAAAGAATATACGCCTTTTCAGGAAGGGCAGCAGTTCCGGTAGGAACTATGATAAAGGCGGGAGAAGTAGTGATAGAAGGAATAAATGGAAAAGAAGAAGAACCTTACGAGGAGGCTCCAGAAGGAGTTGTAATGGCAAATACTTTCTATGAGAAAGAAATGAAAGTTCAAATAGATGGAACTAAACTAGAAAGAACAGGGGAAAGGGATAGTGATGTTTATCTTAATATCTTTGGCAAAAAAATTTACTTGAAAAAAGCTATAAAAGACTTTGGACATTATGATAAAATAGAACAGAGTGGAAAAGTTTTTAATAAGGTGATATATTTTGAAAGAGAAGAAACTCCTGTAAAGTTAACTAAAGAAGAGGCTGTTGATAATTCAATAAAGGCATTAGGAGAATCCCTTTTAAAGGATTTAACAAGAGAAGCTGTGATAGTAGATAAAATAATAAATACAGAAGAAGATGGACAGGGAAATATAATAGTTAAGGTAATATTTGTAGTAGAACAAAATATAGTAGATAATACACCTGTTGATTACTAA
- the yqfC gene encoding sporulation protein YqfC: protein MQDKLNKSRNVIVEKLDLPKDIALDIPKITVLGDGEITIENHKGIVVFERNIIKVNTNVSPITINGEKFEILYIGSSTITISGKFQSIIYEG from the coding sequence ATGCAAGACAAATTAAATAAAAGTAGAAATGTTATAGTTGAAAAACTAGATCTGCCTAAAGATATAGCTTTAGATATTCCTAAAATTACAGTTTTAGGAGATGGGGAGATAACTATAGAAAATCATAAAGGTATAGTGGTATTTGAAAGGAACATAATTAAAGTAAATACAAATGTTAGCCCGATAACAATAAATGGAGAAAAATTTGAGATTTTATATATAGGAAGCTCTACTATAACTATTAGTGGTAAGTTCCAATCAATAATTTATGAGGGGTAA
- a CDS encoding GatB/YqeY domain-containing protein, producing MPIKDRLQEDWKTALKSKDKFRANVISTAKSAILLVEKTDGVKLEDDKVIEILAKEVKQRREAMLEFEKGNRQDLVDQNKAEIEILLNYLPQQLNEQEILEIVKDAATEVGANNIKDMGKIMAVVRPKTMGKADGKLVSQIVKEYLTNK from the coding sequence ATGCCAATTAAAGATAGACTTCAAGAAGATTGGAAAACTGCATTAAAATCTAAAGATAAATTTAGAGCAAATGTCATAAGTACCGCTAAGTCTGCAATACTTTTAGTTGAAAAGACTGATGGTGTTAAGCTTGAGGACGATAAGGTTATTGAAATTTTAGCTAAAGAAGTCAAGCAAAGAAGAGAAGCTATGCTTGAATTTGAAAAGGGAAATAGACAAGATTTAGTAGATCAGAATAAAGCTGAAATAGAAATCTTGCTAAATTACCTTCCTCAGCAGTTAAATGAACAAGAAATTTTAGAAATTGTTAAAGATGCAGCTACAGAAGTGGGCGCTAATAACATCAAAGACATGGGAAAAATTATGGCAGTGGTTAGACCTAAAACAATGGGTAAAGCCGATGGTAAGCTTGTAAGTCAAATTGTAAAAGAGTATTTAACTAATAAATAG
- the rpsU gene encoding 30S ribosomal protein S21: MSEIKVGENETLESALRRFKRKCVRAGVLSEVRKREHYEKPSVKRKKKSEAARKRKFK; encoded by the coding sequence ATGTCAGAAATAAAAGTTGGAGAAAACGAAACACTTGAAAGTGCGTTAAGAAGATTTAAGAGAAAATGCGTTAGAGCTGGAGTTCTTTCAGAGGTTAGAAAGAGAGAACATTATGAAAAGCCAAGCGTGAAGAGAAAGAAGAAATCAGAAGCTGCTAGAAAGAGAAAGTTCAAGTAA
- a CDS encoding histidine triad nucleotide-binding protein, with protein MDCIFCKIINGEIPCDKIYEDDKVLAFNDINKEAPIHFLVIPKEHIQSVNEINEENSNIISHIFEVINKIVKELDIADSGYRIINNCGKDGGQTVNHIHFHVLGQRELKWPPG; from the coding sequence ATGGATTGTATTTTTTGCAAAATAATTAATGGTGAAATACCTTGTGATAAAATTTATGAAGACGATAAGGTTTTGGCTTTTAATGATATAAATAAGGAAGCACCTATACACTTTTTAGTTATACCTAAAGAGCATATACAAAGCGTTAATGAAATAAATGAAGAGAATTCAAATATTATTTCACATATATTCGAAGTTATTAATAAAATAGTAAAAGAGCTAGATATAGCTGACTCAGGATATAGAATAATTAATAATTGTGGAAAAGATGGTGGTCAGACTGTAAATCACATACATTTTCATGTATTAGGGCAAAGAGAATTAAAGTGGCCACCAGGTTAA
- the mtaB gene encoding tRNA (N(6)-L-threonylcarbamoyladenosine(37)-C(2))-methylthiotransferase MtaB — translation MKVAFATLGCRVNVYESEAMAEKFIREGYEVVDFSEVADVYVINTCTVTNMGDKKSRQIIGRARRLNEEAIIAVVGCYSQMAPKEVSEIPGVDVVLGTRNKGDVVYYVNKAKDEGKSQVHVEGVLKNKKFEDLKIEDYQDKTRAFLKIQDGCNRFCTYCLIPYARGSVCSKDPKKVIEEVKKLAEHGFKEIILSGIHTASYGLDLEGNVTLIDLIEEIENVEGIERIRIGSIEPAFFTKEVIEKIKTFKKLCPHFHLSLQSGCDATLKRMNRRYTAKEYQEAVELLRDTLEGVSITTDVIVGFPGETEEEFNETVEFLKTIKLTKTHVFKYSPRKGTKAADMENQIDGNIKEQRSKVLIDLSNKNEEEFNKKFINKDMDILIEQRVKGKEGIFEGYTRNYIKVEVPCNCADIIGKIVDIKIIEAEQEFAKARLL, via the coding sequence ATGAAAGTTGCATTTGCTACCCTAGGGTGTAGAGTTAACGTATATGAATCAGAAGCTATGGCAGAAAAATTCATAAGAGAAGGTTATGAAGTAGTAGATTTTAGCGAGGTTGCAGATGTATATGTTATAAATACATGTACAGTTACTAATATGGGAGATAAAAAGTCTAGACAGATTATAGGAAGAGCTAGAAGATTAAATGAAGAAGCTATTATAGCTGTTGTTGGCTGTTATTCTCAAATGGCTCCTAAAGAAGTTTCAGAGATTCCAGGAGTTGATGTAGTTCTTGGAACTAGAAATAAAGGTGATGTAGTTTATTATGTAAATAAAGCTAAAGATGAAGGTAAAAGTCAAGTTCATGTTGAAGGCGTTCTTAAGAATAAAAAGTTTGAAGACTTAAAGATAGAAGATTATCAAGATAAAACAAGAGCTTTCCTGAAAATACAAGATGGATGTAATAGATTTTGTACATATTGTTTAATACCATATGCAAGAGGATCTGTTTGTTCAAAAGATCCTAAGAAGGTTATAGAAGAAGTTAAAAAGCTTGCAGAACATGGTTTTAAAGAAATAATATTATCAGGAATACATACAGCTTCTTATGGATTAGATTTAGAAGGAAATGTAACTCTTATAGATTTAATCGAAGAAATTGAAAATGTAGAAGGCATAGAAAGAATAAGAATAGGATCAATTGAACCGGCATTCTTTACAAAAGAAGTTATAGAAAAAATAAAAACCTTTAAAAAATTATGTCCTCATTTCCATTTATCATTACAAAGTGGATGTGATGCAACTTTAAAGAGAATGAATAGACGATATACAGCTAAAGAGTATCAAGAGGCCGTAGAACTTCTTAGAGATACTTTAGAAGGAGTTTCTATTACAACAGATGTTATAGTTGGATTCCCAGGAGAAACAGAAGAAGAGTTTAATGAAACAGTAGAATTTTTAAAGACAATAAAATTAACAAAGACACATGTATTTAAATATAGCCCAAGAAAGGGTACAAAAGCTGCTGATATGGAAAATCAAATAGATGGAAATATTAAAGAGCAAAGAAGTAAGGTTTTAATAGATTTAAGCAATAAAAATGAAGAAGAGTTTAATAAGAAATTTATTAATAAGGACATGGACATTCTTATAGAACAAAGAGTAAAAGGTAAAGAAGGTATATTTGAAGGATATACAAGGAATTATATTAAGGTAGAAGTACCTTGCAATTGTGCAGATATTATTGGTAAAATTGTAGATATAAAAATAATAGAGGCAGAACAGGAATTTGCAAAAGCTCGTTTACTTTAA
- a CDS encoding RsmE family RNA methyltransferase encodes MHKFFAPRENFSENECKILGDDVKHIYKVLRLTEGEKVVLNNCNGEEFFGEIKSISKQEVIISILEKLDINNESDIKVYLFQGLPKAQKMDLIVQKGTELGIHEFIPTLTSRVDIKLKGDFKKLDRLNRIALEAAKQSKRSIIPKVTDPISFEAAMDEFQLMDLMLVPYENAENFGVKTLIKELRDKNQDLSDIKKIGILVGPEGGFEPEEIERLKESGAYIITLGSRILRTETAGFVATSLIQYELGDLGGNI; translated from the coding sequence ATGCATAAATTTTTTGCTCCAAGAGAGAATTTTTCGGAAAATGAATGTAAGATTTTAGGCGATGATGTAAAACATATATATAAGGTTTTAAGACTTACTGAAGGTGAGAAAGTTGTTTTAAATAACTGTAATGGAGAAGAGTTCTTTGGAGAAATAAAATCTATAAGTAAGCAAGAGGTTATAATATCAATATTAGAAAAGTTAGATATAAATAATGAAAGTGATATTAAGGTATATTTATTTCAAGGATTACCTAAAGCACAAAAAATGGATTTGATAGTCCAAAAGGGTACTGAACTTGGAATTCATGAATTTATACCTACTTTAACATCAAGAGTTGATATAAAACTTAAGGGTGACTTTAAAAAGCTTGATAGATTAAATAGAATTGCATTAGAAGCAGCAAAACAAAGTAAGAGAAGTATTATACCTAAAGTTACTGACCCTATTTCTTTTGAAGCTGCTATGGATGAATTTCAGCTTATGGATTTAATGCTTGTCCCATATGAAAATGCTGAAAATTTTGGTGTAAAGACTCTAATTAAAGAGTTAAGAGATAAAAATCAAGATTTAAGTGATATTAAAAAAATAGGAATCTTAGTTGGTCCTGAAGGTGGTTTTGAACCAGAAGAAATAGAAAGACTTAAAGAAAGTGGAGCGTATATTATTACGTTAGGAAGTAGAATACTAAGAACGGAAACAGCTGGGTTTGTAGCTACTTCTTTAATCCAATATGAGTTAGGTGATTTAGGAGGAAATATTTAA
- the tpx gene encoding thiol peroxidase — MKNVKFQGEVLTLQGNTVKVGEKIRDFVVVGNDLKPVTLKDTKGVRVFLSVPSIDTGVCDMEVRKFNEEIGKLQGVTCYTVSMDLPFAQARWCGAAGVEEVKTVSDYKDKSFGEATGTYIKELGLLTRASFVVDSENNVTFVEYLEEVTNEPSYDKVLEAINLAK; from the coding sequence ATGAAAAACGTAAAATTTCAAGGTGAAGTATTAACACTACAAGGAAACACAGTGAAGGTTGGAGAGAAAATTAGAGATTTTGTAGTAGTAGGAAATGATTTAAAACCTGTTACTTTAAAAGACACAAAAGGTGTTAGAGTATTTTTAAGTGTGCCATCTATCGATACTGGAGTTTGTGATATGGAGGTAAGAAAATTTAATGAAGAGATAGGGAAATTACAAGGAGTAACTTGTTATACCGTTTCTATGGATCTTCCATTTGCACAAGCAAGATGGTGTGGCGCTGCTGGAGTAGAAGAAGTTAAAACAGTATCTGATTATAAAGATAAAAGTTTCGGAGAGGCAACAGGAACATATATAAAAGAATTAGGATTATTAACAAGAGCATCATTTGTTGTAGATTCAGAAAATAATGTAACCTTTGTTGAATATTTAGAGGAAGTAACAAATGAACCTAGTTATGATAAAGTGTTAGAAGCTATAAATCTAGCTAAATAA